A single genomic interval of Granulicella tundricola MP5ACTX9 harbors:
- a CDS encoding ComEC/Rec2 family competence protein: MIATVLTLLTVLAIWSLCRSERPAWLPVAAIWLTLGLAAAEWQPSPASIALTPYTDGLSRHLTARIIRIHTLPPEAPTPDADQIPVWEATDSTPETENQPQAISADLALASIEQVTPDTSTEVPITGTIRATLYSATPIALRCGQPITATLRIKPLERYRDPGAWQYADYLATQGVVAHASAPASDIHATAPPIRTLPCLLADSQSWAAARLLAFTQSPQNRGLPELVRLSQQDAGMLNAMLFGDRTVLNHTLRLGFERTGSFHLFVVSGLHIALLAGAVFWLLRLIRTPRWLATLLTLAAATFYAALTGFGQPAQRSLAMVAVFLLARLLSRDRDGLNALGAAALALLLWDPSTLFDASLQMTILAVIAIAGLAHPIAQRTFLPWAAAARQAFRPRRRPLPPALAQLRLTLELFGEHLSAASHLKPIRYIPAQAFRLILWTLELALVGIVVELVMALPMAIFFHRAAVFALPANMLVLPVIAILAPAAVATFVASLINPWLAILPGTLTATLLHTLTSVISHISHLKSADVRIPPPSPWIAAAALAAWLTCCWAVRRSRAGTVITAAVLPLIAVAILWPEPPILTPNTLEITALDVGQGDSLLAVSPEGRTMLIDSAGPIGRHGQSEVLSTFDIGEQVVSPYLWSRRLRQLDIVVLTHAHTDHMGGLPAILQNFHPHELWVGIDPHSALYAALLAQAARLNIRVRHLHTGDHVQWGSIPIEVLSPSPTYLNPGPPKNDDSLVLHMQYGQSSALLEGDAERPSEAAMLAAKLIHPVTLLKVGHHGSNTSTIPAFLAATAPIDAAISSGRGNPFGHPRAEVIGRLAAQHTHLFRTDELGLTTFLLTPDGRIREVVNSTPLPVHSP, from the coding sequence GTGATCGCCACCGTTCTCACCCTGCTGACGGTCCTGGCGATCTGGTCGCTTTGCCGCAGTGAGCGCCCAGCCTGGCTCCCCGTCGCCGCCATCTGGCTCACCCTCGGCCTGGCCGCCGCCGAATGGCAGCCATCCCCAGCCTCCATCGCCCTAACCCCCTACACCGACGGCCTAAGCCGCCACCTCACCGCCCGCATCATCCGCATCCACACCCTCCCCCCGGAGGCCCCCACCCCTGACGCCGACCAAATCCCTGTATGGGAGGCCACAGACTCAACGCCCGAAACAGAAAACCAACCCCAAGCCATCTCCGCCGACCTAGCCCTCGCCTCCATAGAACAGGTCACCCCGGACACCTCAACCGAAGTCCCCATCACCGGCACCATCCGCGCCACGCTCTACTCCGCCACCCCAATCGCCCTCCGTTGCGGCCAGCCTATCACCGCCACCCTCCGCATCAAGCCCCTGGAGCGTTACCGAGACCCCGGAGCCTGGCAGTACGCCGACTACCTCGCCACCCAGGGCGTCGTAGCCCACGCCAGCGCCCCAGCCTCAGACATCCACGCCACCGCCCCCCCAATCCGCACCCTCCCCTGCCTCCTGGCCGACTCCCAATCCTGGGCCGCCGCCCGCCTCCTCGCCTTCACCCAATCCCCCCAAAACCGCGGCCTCCCCGAACTCGTCCGCCTCTCTCAGCAAGACGCCGGCATGCTCAATGCCATGCTCTTCGGCGACCGCACCGTCCTCAACCACACCCTCCGCCTCGGCTTTGAGCGCACCGGTTCCTTCCACCTCTTCGTCGTCTCCGGCCTGCACATCGCGCTGCTCGCCGGGGCCGTCTTCTGGCTCCTGCGCCTCATCCGCACCCCTCGCTGGCTTGCAACCCTCCTCACCCTCGCCGCCGCCACCTTCTACGCCGCCCTCACCGGCTTCGGTCAACCCGCCCAGCGATCCTTGGCCATGGTCGCCGTCTTCCTCCTCGCACGCCTGCTCTCCCGCGACCGTGACGGGCTCAACGCCCTCGGCGCAGCCGCCCTCGCGCTCCTGCTCTGGGACCCATCGACCCTCTTCGACGCCAGCCTCCAGATGACCATTCTCGCCGTCATAGCCATCGCCGGGCTCGCTCACCCCATCGCCCAGCGCACCTTCCTCCCCTGGGCCGCCGCCGCCCGACAGGCCTTCCGCCCCCGCCGCCGACCCCTACCACCCGCCCTCGCCCAACTCCGCCTCACCCTTGAACTCTTCGGCGAGCACCTCTCCGCCGCCTCGCACCTCAAGCCTATCCGCTACATCCCCGCGCAGGCCTTTCGCCTCATCCTCTGGACCCTGGAATTAGCCCTCGTCGGCATCGTCGTAGAGCTCGTCATGGCCCTCCCCATGGCCATCTTCTTCCACCGGGCCGCCGTCTTCGCCCTCCCGGCCAACATGCTCGTCCTGCCGGTCATCGCCATCCTGGCTCCCGCCGCGGTCGCTACCTTCGTCGCCTCCCTCATCAACCCCTGGCTCGCGATCCTCCCCGGCACCCTCACCGCCACCCTCCTCCACACCCTCACCTCTGTCATCTCCCACATCAGCCATCTGAAATCCGCAGACGTCCGCATCCCACCCCCATCCCCCTGGATCGCCGCCGCCGCCCTGGCTGCCTGGCTCACCTGCTGCTGGGCCGTCCGCCGCAGCCGTGCCGGCACGGTCATTACAGCCGCAGTCCTCCCGCTCATCGCCGTCGCCATCCTCTGGCCCGAGCCCCCCATCCTCACCCCCAACACCCTCGAAATCACCGCCCTCGACGTGGGCCAAGGCGACTCCCTCCTCGCCGTCAGCCCGGAGGGCCGCACCATGCTCATTGACTCCGCCGGCCCCATCGGCCGCCACGGCCAGTCAGAAGTCCTCTCCACCTTCGATATCGGCGAGCAGGTCGTCTCCCCTTACCTCTGGTCCCGCCGCCTCCGCCAACTGGATATCGTCGTCCTGACCCACGCCCACACCGATCACATGGGCGGTCTCCCCGCCATCCTCCAGAACTTCCACCCGCATGAGCTCTGGGTCGGCATCGACCCCCACTCCGCCCTCTACGCCGCTCTCCTGGCCCAAGCTGCGCGCCTCAACATCCGCGTCCGCCACCTACACACCGGAGACCATGTCCAGTGGGGTTCCATCCCCATCGAAGTCCTCTCCCCATCCCCCACCTACCTCAACCCCGGCCCCCCAAAGAACGACGACTCCCTCGTTCTCCATATGCAGTACGGCCAATCTTCAGCCCTGCTGGAAGGGGATGCCGAGCGCCCCAGCGAAGCCGCCATGCTCGCCGCCAAGCTCATTCACCCCGTAACACTCCTGAAAGTAGGCCATCACGGCAGCAACACCAGCACCATCCCAGCCTTCCTCGCCGCAACCGCTCCGATCGACGCAGCCATCAGCTCCGGCCGCGGGAATCCCTTCGGCCATCCGCGCGCAGAGGTCATCGGCCGCCTCGCCGCCCAGCACACCCACCTCTTCCGCACGGACGAGCTCGGCCTCACCACCTTCCTCCTCACCCCGGACGGCCGCATCCGTGAGGTCGTCAACTCTACCCCGCTCCCCGTCCACTCCCCATAG